The Streptomyces sp. NBC_00459 DNA segment ATGCCCTTGTGCTCCAGCCACTCGGTGATGCGCGCCTTGGCGTCGACGACGGCCAGCCCGTCCAGCGAGATGTCGCCGTTGGCCGAGTTGATGATCTTCGCGTCGTACGCCCCGAAGGCGTTGTCCCATGTCGAGGTGTCGGTGCCGCGCCCGTCGGTCGGCTCGACGATGCAGTGGATCGGCAGTTCGAAGGCGCGCGCGAACTCGAAGTCGCGCTGGTCGCCGCAGGGGACGGCCATGATCGCGCCGGTGCCGTAGCCCATCAGGACGTAGTCGGCGATGAAGACGGGGATCCGCTCGCCGTTGGCGGGGTTGGTCGCGTACGAGCCGATGAAGACACCGGTCTTGTCCTTGGCCTCGGCCTGCCGCTCGACGTCCGACTTCGAGGCGGCCTGGGCGCGGTAGGCGGCGACAGCCTCGGCGGGTGTGGCGTGGCCGCCCGTCCAGACGTCGTGGGTGCCCTCGGGCCAGGCGGCCGGGACCAGCTTCTCGACCAGCGGGTGTTCGGGCGCCAGGACCATGTAACTGGCGCCGAACAGGGTGTCCGGGCGGGTGGTGAAGACCGTGATGGCCTCACCGTCCACGGGGAAGTCGACGCGGGCGCCCTCGGAGCGGCCGATCCAGTTGCGCTGCTGCAGCTTGATGGCCTCGGGCCAGTCCAGCGCGTCCAGGTCGTTCAGCAGCCGGTCGGCGTAGGCGGTGATGCGCATGTTCCACTGGCGCAGCTTGGCCTTGAAGACGGGGAAGTTGCCGCGCTCGGAACGGCCGTCCGCGGTGACCTCCTCGTTCGCCAGTACGGTGCCCAGTCCCGGACACCAGTTGACGGGCGCCTCGGAGGCGTACGCCAGGCGGTACTCGCTCAGCACGTCGGCGCGCTCGATGGCGGTCAGTTCGTTCCACGCGCGCGCGTGGTCACCCGGTACGGCGCGCTCACCGCTCTCGAACCGGGCGATCAGGTCGGCGATGGGTCGGGCCGCGTCCGCCTCCTCGTCGTACCAGGAGTTGAAGATCTGCAGGAAGATCCACTGGGTCCACTTGTAGTAGTCCGGGTCGATCGTGGCGAAGGACCGGCGCTTGTCGTGGCCCAGGCCCAGCCGGCGCAGCTGGACCTTCATGTTCTCGATGTTGGCCTCGGTGGACACCCGGGGGTGCGTGCCGGTCTGCACCGCGTACTGCTCGGCGGGCAGGCCGAAGGCGTCGAAGCCCAGGGTGTGCAGGACGTTGTGGCCGGTCATGCGCTGGAAACGCGCGAACACGTCGGTCGCGATGTAGCCCAGCGGGTGGCCGACGTGCAGCCCCGCACCGGACGGGTACGGGAACATGTCCATGATGAACTTCTTGGGCCTGGCGGCCAGCTCGGGGTCGCCCGCCAGGTCACCGCTCGGGTTGGGGGCGGCGTACGTGCCCTCGGCGTCCCAGAAGTCCTGCCAGCGTGCCTCGATGTCGGCCGCCATGGCAGCCGTGTAGCGGTGCGGCGCTGCGACCTCGGCGGCAGCGTGGTTCGTCTCGCTCATGGTCCTCAAAGCTCCATCGATCGTCTCTGCCAGCGGCTGGAAATGAAAAATCCCCTCGCACAGGAGGGGACGCCGCGCCGATGCCGACCACGATTCGTCAGTGGTCGGGACTGATCAGCGCGGCTCACTAAGCAGAAGGCGTACGGCACGCATGGCGTCAGGGTACCGCAGCCGTCGAGCGGACCGCGACGGAGTTCCGCCGCTCGCGGCACCGCGTGCCACACCCGGGAAGAGTCCCGGAAGTCCCCACAGGACCCCCACACGACACACTCACGGCCCCCTCGGACCTCAGGGGGAAACGTGAATCGCCACACAGCAAAACCTGAACCAGGTTCAAAAATTACTTCGCGTAACAACCCCTATGGGACATCACAACGGCCTCACAGCCCTTTGGTAACAACGCAATAACTCAAACCTCGTACTCCTCGGTATGTCTCGACTTAGAGTTCGACGCGGGACCGCCTTCCCGAACCACTCGGAGTTGCCCCCATGAACCCTCGTAGTAACAGTTCGCTTCCCGGGACCGGCCGTTCGGCCTCCGGGATGGCGACCGCTGCCATGCTGCTGCTCATCCCCGTGGTCGTGCTGGTCGGAGGTGACGCGGTCCAGGACTTCCTCAACTTCGGCGCCGGCGTGCTGTCACTGGTCGCCCTCTCCTGCTCCGTGATCTGGGGCCTGGTCGCGACCGACCGGGTCTTCCTGAACACCCGTCAGCGGCTGATCGCACAGGCCGTGCACCGGACGACCGCCGTCTCCTCGGTCGCCTTCCTGCTGCTGCACGTCTCGGTCAAGCTGGCCCTCGACCACGTCACACTGATCGCCGCGCTGATCCCCTTCAGCCTCGGCGTCAGCGGCACCTCAGGTCTCATCGGCATGGGCTCCATGGCCGGCCTGCTCATGATCTTCACGGCCGTCACCGGCGCGCTGCGCAGCCGGTTCGCCTCCCCGGCTCCGGTCGCCGCGCGCTGGCGGGCGATGCACATGCTGGCCTACCCGGCCTGGTGCTTCGCGCTGATCCACGGCCTGTACGCGGGCCGCCAGGCGAAGCCCGTCTTCACGATCATGTACGGCCTGTGCCTGGCCGCGGTCATCGCGGCCCTGGCGCTGCGCTCGGCGCCCCGCCCCTTCAAGCGCAGGGTGGCCGCCCAGATCATGGCGATCCTGGGCTCCCAGGAGCGACCGGGTCGCGAGGGCCTGGACGCGAGCCGGGCACGCCTCGGGGAGTCCACCCTGCCGGGCTACGAGAACCAGTCCGCGGGCAGGCCCGCGCGCGGGGACTCCGGGATCCCCCCGCAGCGCAGCGCGCCCTCCGCGTCGCCGCTCTACGACGTTCCGGCCAGCCGCACCATGACCCCCGAACCCGCGCAGGACGGGTTCGCGGCGGCCTACCGTGCCGTGACACCGCCGCGCACGCAGGACTCGTACATGGACCAGACCGCGCGCATGGACATCCAGTCCACCGAGGCGATGCCGCGGATGGACGGCAGCACGTCGGGCAGCTGGCCGATCCCGTCCCCGCCGCCCGTGGGCGAGGCGCCCGTGTCGGCGTACGACCCGATGGCCGACACCGGATACAACATCCCGACCTATGGCAATCCGGGCACCGCCGCGTACGGCACGAGTGATATGTACAACACCGGTGAGTCGAATGCCGCCTATGGCACGTACAACGCGAACGACACGTACAACAGCGGTCCCGCCACTGATACAAACCCCGGTGCGCCCTACGACTTCGACGCACCGGGCTCGGGCGAACCTTGGAACGCGCCTTCCGGAGGCTTTAAGTGAACGAGGCTCTGCCCGACGTACCCGAAGTCCGCGTGGTCGGGCTTCCCCAGCTCACGTCGGGTTTCGACCTTGTCGAACGACTGGACCTGCCCATGCACCTCAAGGTGCATGGACCGCTCGAACCGATGGGCGGCGAGCAGCTCGCGCAGCTCGCCGAACGTATTTCACTGAAGGGCCGCGGCGGCGCGGGCTTCCCTTTCCACAAGAAGCTGCGGTCGGTCGCCGAGACGGCGATCCGCCGCGGTGTGCGGCCGGTCGTCGTCGTCAACGCGAGCGAGGACGAGCCCGCCTGCCGCAAGGACACGGTGCTCGTCAACCGTGCCCCGCACCTCATCCTGGACGGCGCTCTGCTGTGCGCGGAGGCCATGGGCGCCCGCACCCTCGTCATCGGGGTGACACGTGAATCCACCCAGCGTTCCATGGAGGCGGCTCTCGCCGAGCGTGGCCTCAACAACGGCCGCCGATCGGCCCTCCGCGCGCGCGTGCAGCGCAATCCGATCCGGATGGTCACCGGCGCCGCGGCCTCACTGATCCGTTCCATCGACGGCGGCCCGGCGATCCCGCCCGGCCGCAAGATCAGCGCCTCACAGAGCGGCGTCGGCGGCGCACCCACCCTGCTGTCCAACGCCGAGACATACGCCCAACTGGCGATCGCCGCCCGCATCGGGGCCGAGCGCTACTGCAACACCGGCCTGTACGACGAGCCGGGCACCGTCATGCTCACGGTCTCCGGCGCTGTCGCCCGCCCCATGGTGATCGAGGTGCCGACGGGTGTGCCGCTGCGGTACGTCCTGCAGCTGGCCGGCGCCCCGCCGGTCCCGCAGGGTGTGCTGACCGGCGGCTACCACGGCAAGTGGATCGACGCGGCGACGGTCAACGAGGCGATCGTCTCCCGCAACTCCCTGGACGCGGTGGGCGGCGCACTCGGCGCCGGCGCGATCCTGCCGATCAGCCAGGACACCTGCCCGCTGGGCGAGTCGCTGCGCGTGGCCCAGTGGCTGGCCGAGGAGAGCGCCGGTCAGTGCGGCCCCTGCTACCTCGGTCTGCCCGCCGCGGCGCGCGGTATGGCGGACATCCTCAACGGCGGCGGGCCGGCCGCCCTCGAAGCCGTCAAGCAGGTCGCCAAGTCCGTGAAACGGCGCGGCGCGTGCTCGCACCCGGACGGCTCGGCGATGTTCCTGGAATCGACCATCAAGGCGTTCACGGACGACCTCGCCGCCCACGTCCTCGGAAACGGCTGCGGAAGGCCCGTAGAAGGCGTTCTGCCGCTCTTCGAGGGCGGCCAGACGCCCACGGGCATCCCGGGCGGCCAGGGGGAGGAGGAGAGCGGCCCCAGCCGCCAGAAGATCTACGTCGACTGGACCCTCTGCCGCGGTCACGGCCTGTGCGCCGACATCCTCCCGGAGGTCTTCGAACTGGGCGCCGACGGCTTCCCGACCGTCGCGCAGGCGAAGGTGCCCCGGTACGCGGAGGCGAAAGCACTGCGCGCGGTGCGCCGCTGCCCGGCGCTGGCGCTGCGCCTAGAGGAGGACACCAAGGCATCGGCCCCCGACCGCCTGCCGGTCCTGTCCCAGCGCGGCGGCCGGGGCCGCCGCGCCCTCGGCAGCGGTCGCTGAGACACGCGAGAACGACCACGGCGGGCCACTCGGATCGATCGAGTGGCCCGCCGTCCGCGTTCCCCGTACGTGTGTCCTCCGCAGGCGGCTTCCCTCGCACAACGTCGAAGGCGGGCCATCCTGTTCGGATGACCCGCCTTCGACTTCTGTGGAGCTAAGGAGAATTGAACTCCTGACCTCCTGCATGCCATGCAGGCGCTCTACCAACTGAGCTATAGCCCCGCGCGTTCCACCGGGTTTCCCCGGCGGCGACGCCAACATTACCGGTCCCCCGGTGCAGCACCAAATCGTTTCCGTCCGCCCCAGCAGGGGTACCGGGGTCAGGCCGTGACGAACGAGTAGAACCGTTTGAGAGTGCAGTGCTCTTCGAGGAGCCGACCGTAGATCGGCTCGCCCTCCAGCTCACGATAGGTCTCGATCGGGTCGCCTTTTATGATCAGCGCCCGCGCGCATTCCTCGCACCAGTACTGGTAGTCATGGTTCACCGGCTCCATGTCACGGACAATGGGCGTACCACTGCCGCACCAGTCGCATTTCCTCCTGTGTGCACCCATCGATCAGCTCCAGCTGTGGCCGCAGGCCGTGCACACGTAGGAAACGCCACCGTTGTCACCGAGCACCTGGGCGACATGGCCGGAACCGCAGGAAGGGCAGCTGAGACGGGTTCTCCTGCCCCGTATGACTGCCGCTTCAGGGAGGTGACCGACCTCCCTGAGGATGCTCGCAGGCATCGCAACTCCCTCCCGTCGGGCCGCGCCCCCTTCCGGCCGTTTGATTCTGCCACGGACGGACCAATACGGTCAGCGACGCCTTCGTACCAGTCCGGACACGGCACCCACCGCAGCCGTCGCGGCCAGCGCAAACATGCATGTAAGAAGAGCTTCCGCAGAGGTATACGCCTCCGGGGCCCCAAGTGACTCAAGCCGGTCCAGGAAGAGTCTGCCGAAGTGGCGGGTGAACGACCAGAGCCCCGCTCCCGGAGGGGAGCGAGGCTCTCGTCACACGATGTTCTTGACCTGTGGAGCTAAGGAGAATTGAACTCCTGACCTCCTGCATGCCATGCAGGCGCTCTACCAACTGAGCTATAGCCCCTCGCGTTCCGCCCGGACCCGCGGGGCGAACAAGAAGAACTTTAGCCTGCGACCAGCCGGAAAGTGAAATCCGGGTCCCGGTCCCTGACGGGGTGCGGGGAGGGGCGCTCAGTCGTCGTCGCCGAGGACCGGTTCGGGCAGTGTGCCGGCGTTGTGCTCGAGGAGGCGCCAGCCGCGGGCGCCCTCACCGAGGACGGACCAGCAGCAGTTGGAGAGACCGCCGAGGCTCTCCCAGTGGTGGGACTCCAGGCCGAGCAGGCGCCCGATGGTGGTCCGGATGGTGCCGCCGTGGCTGACCACCACGAGGGTGCCGTCCTCGGGGAGTTTCTCGGCGTGCCGCAGCACCACGGGGGCTGCGCGGTCGGCGACCTCGGTCTCCAGTTCGCCGCCACCGCGGCGGACCGGCTCACCGCGCTTCCACGCGGCGTACTCGTCGCCGTGGCGGGCGATGATCTCCTCGTGCGTCAGCCCTTGCCAGACGCCCGCGTACGTCTCGCGCAGGCCCTCGTCGTGCGCCACCGTGAGGCCGGTGAGCTCGGCGAGTTCGCGTGCTGTGTGCGCCGCGCGCTGGAGGTCCGAGGCGACGATCGCGTCGGGCTTCAGGGAGGCGAGCAGCCGGGCGGCGCGGCGGGCCTGCCCGATGCCGGTCTCGGTGAGTTCGACGTCCGTGGTGCCCTGGAAGCGGCGCTCCACGTTCCACGCCGTCTGGCCGTGGCGCCACAGGATGAGGCGACGGCCCGGGCCCGGCTTGCGTCGGGCCCCGGCGGGCGCGGGGGCGGTCACCGGAGGCCTCCGAAGTCGGCGGTGTCCTCCTCGGCCCGAAGCTTGGCGTGCTCGGCGGCCTTGCCGCGGGTGGCCTTGGCGTCGGCGGGCAGCTCCAGCTCGGGGCAGTCCTTCCAGAGCCGCTCCAGGGCGTAGAAGACGCGCTCCTCGCTGTGCTGGACGTGGACGACGATGTCGACGTAGTCGAGAAGCACCCAGCGGGCCTCCCGGTCGCCCTCGCGGCGGACCGGCTTGGTGCCGAGCTCCTTGCTGAGCCGCTCCTCGATCTCGTCGACGATCGACTTGACCTGGCGGTCGTTGGGTGCGGAAGCCAGCAGGAAGGCGTCCGTGATCGACAGCACGTCGCTGACGTCGTAGGCGATGATGTCGTGCGCGAGCTTGTCGGCAGCCGCCTGCGCGGCGGCGGAGATGAGCTCGATGGAACGGTCAGTGGCGGTCACTACAAGGCTTTCGGTCGGCGGTCGGGAACCCGTGCGGGTTACCCAAGGGTCTCACGGACCGCCGACACCACCCCACGTCATTACCGGATCACACCCCGGGCACCCGCTCCGGGCCCGGGGTGTGCGCTCCGTAGCGCCGTCAGGACGCCGGCTCGTAGTCCTGGCCGAGGACCACGGACACGTCGGCGTTCGAGGAGACCGTGCCCTTCTTCACCGAACTCGTGGGCAGGCCCAGCGTCTTGGCGGCCTCGGTGGCGTTCTCCTTGTCGGCCGCGTCGGCATAGGTGACCTGGGACGTGGCGCGGGCGGTGTCGGCCGTACCGGCCTCCAGGAAGGTGAAGCCGCCGTTGAGGAGGACGACGCGGGCCTTCTCGGTGTCGCCCTTGTCGCCGCTGGCGTTCTGTACGGAGACACGGACCGCGGCGCCCTTGTCGGGGCTCTTGGCGGTGCCGCCGAGGACGGTCCTGACGATCGAGGAGCTGGCCTCGGTGCTCAGGGTGCCGTCGCCCCGGACGGGCAGCAGCGCGGTTTTGTAGTCGCCGCCCTTGGCGAGGTCGGCGAGCCGGGCGAGGAAGCTGCCGAGGTCCTTGTCGGTCAGCGAGGGGTCGAGGATCTGGGCCAGCGTCTGCACGGTGACCGTCGCGGCCTGGCTGTCGGAGGACAGCTTGCGCAGCACTCCCTGCATGACCTGCCCGAACCGCTCCAGCTGGGCGTCCTGGGCCTCGCCCGGGGCGAGATAGGTGGCGTAGGCCACGGCCATCTTGCCGCTGAGGGTCTGGGCCTCGCCCTTCTTCACCAGGGGCGCCGTGCCCTTCTTCCTGGCGTCCGGGTCGGGTACGTCGGCGTTGGTGTCGATGTCGATGTTGCCGACCAGCTCGACGAGGTTCTGCAGGTAGGGGGTGTCGAGCCGCCAGGTGCCCTCGATGTCGGTGCCGAGGACGGTGTCGAGCGCGTCGCGTGTCCCGGAGGAGCCGTCGTCGTCGACGGACTTGGCGAGCGTGGTCGTGGTGCCGTCGTCGTCGGTCAGGGCGAGGGAGTTGGGCAGCAGGACGGTGGTGCCCTGCTTGGTGGTGGCGTTGTCGACGAGCAGGACCGTGGAGGTGCCGCCCTTCTTGGTGTTGTGCAGGTGGACGACGACGACGTCCCGTTTCTGGGCCCCCGAGGCGGTCGCACCGCCCGTCCTGGTGTCCGCGGAGGACGTCCCGGGCAGCTTCCCCGCGTACCAGAGATAGCCGACCCCGCCCACCGCCACCAGGGCGAGGACGACGGCCAGGGCGACGACACGACCGCGGGCGCGGCGCTTGGCCTCCTCGCGGCGCTCGGTGCGGTTCTCGGTGAAGTTCAGCCAGTCGATGACGTCCTCGGAGTCACCGGTGGGCTCCTCGACGAAGGCGAACTGCTGGGTGCTGTAGTCGCGTTCGCCCTCGCCCTGCGAGCCCTCCTGGGCCTGCGCGACGTCGCCCTCGACGGGGCCGCCCTGCTGCGGGACGTATGCGGTCTGTTCGGCCTGCGCGGTCCGTGCCGCCGGCACCGGGGGCGCAGACTGCTCGGCGACCAGGGGCTGCTGCCCACTGCTCGCCGCCTGCCCGTAGGGGTCGTAGCCGGTGGCCGGGTTCCCGGCGCCGTACGGGTCGTACGACGGGACGGGCTGTTGCTGCCCGGTCGCGTACGGGTCGTAGCCGTATCCCTCGTACCCCTGCGTCTGGGGGGTCGGCTGCGCGTAGGGGTCGTACGGCTGCTGTTGTTGCTGGTACTGCTGCTGTGGCGGCGGCACCTGCTGGTACACAGGCCGGCCGTAGTCGTCGTAGCCGACGAGCTCGTACTGCTGGTCGCCGTCGTACCCGGAGTCGTATGGGTCGTTCACCGGTGCCCCTCTCGGCTCACTCGCCGCGGTACAGCTCGCGCTTGTCGATGTAGCGCACCACACCGTCCGGCACCAGATACCAGACCGGGTCGCCCTTGGCGACCCTCGCACGGCAGTCTGTGGACGAGATGGCCAGGGCGGGAACCTCGACGAGCGAGACACCACCCTCAGGGAGTCCCGGGTCGGTCAGGGTGTGGCCGGGCCGGGTGACCCCGATGAAGTGCGCGAAGGAGAACAGTTCGTCCGCGTCGCGCCAGGTGAGGATCTGGCCGAGCGCGTCGGCGCCCGTGATGAAGAACAGGTCCGTGTCGGGGTTGAGCGCGCGCAGGTCGCGCAGGGTGTCCGTCGTGTACGTCGGGCCACCGCGGTCGAGGTCGATGCGGCTGACCGAGAACTGGGGGTTCTCGGCGGTCGCGATGACCGTCATCAGGTAGCGGTCCTCGGCCGGCGACACCTTGCGGTCCGTCTTCTGCCACGGCTGTCCGGTCGGTACGAACACCACCTCGTCGAGGTGGAACTGCGCGGCGACCTCGCTGGCCGCCACGAGGTGTCCGTGGTGGATCGGATCGAATGTTCCGCCCATGACGCCGAGTCGGCGCTTGCCCGGGTTCGACGGGCCGTTGCCGGGCACGCGCCGGAGTCCCGGACGGTTCTCCGCGTCGCGCGCCGGACGGTCGCCGGCGCTGTTCGCCGGACCGGTAGGCATGTCCTGCTCTCCCATGCGGCAGACCCTACCGGCCCGACCTGAGGGCACCGGCCACAGCCTCCGGCCCCTTCGGGACCGGAATCAGCGGTCGCGGTTGAAGCGGGTGGTGATCCACAGCAGGAGCATCAGGATGAAGAAGGCGCCGCCACCTGTGAGGTAGGGGCTGAGGCTCTCGTGGTTGCCGCCGTGCTCCTCGCCCTCGGCTGCGAGGGTGACCAACTGGGCTGCGGTGCTGTGGAAGCTCATCTTCGGCAGGACCTATCCGGTGAGGGCGGGATAAAGACGTCGGCTCATCGTAAGCGTGCCCGTCGACGGGGATCACGCCGACTCCGCCGACAAGTCCGCGGGGAGGCGGGCAGGGGGAACTTCCGGCCCGTCTCAGTCGTCCTTCTGCCTGTACCCCCGCAGCAGGAACCACGCGGTCAGGATGCAGCCGAAGAACATGACGATCAGCACGACCCGGAGCAGATCGCCGGATCCCTGTTTCTCGGCGGCGCTCGCGGCCTCGTTGATCCAGTCGGTTACGGGGGTGTGGTCCATCGGATCGCTCCTTACGGTGTGCTGCCCCGCCACGGTATCTCCGCCTAGGCTGGGCCCCGCTCCGGGGGGCACATAGGGCAATCAGACGCATGGGGGAACACATGTCCGACGACAGCCATGAGAGCAACGGGCACGGACCGGAAGGCGGTCCGGACGCCCACGAGAACGTGCCCAGCAGACAGCGCACCCGCTTCCCGGGGATCTCCTCGCGGACCTACGAGCACCCGGCCGACCGC contains these protein-coding regions:
- the rsfS gene encoding ribosome silencing factor; protein product: MTATDRSIELISAAAQAAADKLAHDIIAYDVSDVLSITDAFLLASAPNDRQVKSIVDEIEERLSKELGTKPVRREGDREARWVLLDYVDIVVHVQHSEERVFYALERLWKDCPELELPADAKATRGKAAEHAKLRAEEDTADFGGLR
- a CDS encoding NADH-ubiquinone oxidoreductase-F iron-sulfur binding region domain-containing protein, with the protein product MNEALPDVPEVRVVGLPQLTSGFDLVERLDLPMHLKVHGPLEPMGGEQLAQLAERISLKGRGGAGFPFHKKLRSVAETAIRRGVRPVVVVNASEDEPACRKDTVLVNRAPHLILDGALLCAEAMGARTLVIGVTRESTQRSMEAALAERGLNNGRRSALRARVQRNPIRMVTGAAASLIRSIDGGPAIPPGRKISASQSGVGGAPTLLSNAETYAQLAIAARIGAERYCNTGLYDEPGTVMLTVSGAVARPMVIEVPTGVPLRYVLQLAGAPPVPQGVLTGGYHGKWIDAATVNEAIVSRNSLDAVGGALGAGAILPISQDTCPLGESLRVAQWLAEESAGQCGPCYLGLPAAARGMADILNGGGPAALEAVKQVAKSVKRRGACSHPDGSAMFLESTIKAFTDDLAAHVLGNGCGRPVEGVLPLFEGGQTPTGIPGGQGEEESGPSRQKIYVDWTLCRGHGLCADILPEVFELGADGFPTVAQAKVPRYAEAKALRAVRRCPALALRLEEDTKASAPDRLPVLSQRGGRGRRALGSGR
- a CDS encoding ferric reductase-like transmembrane domain-containing protein; protein product: MNPRSNSSLPGTGRSASGMATAAMLLLIPVVVLVGGDAVQDFLNFGAGVLSLVALSCSVIWGLVATDRVFLNTRQRLIAQAVHRTTAVSSVAFLLLHVSVKLALDHVTLIAALIPFSLGVSGTSGLIGMGSMAGLLMIFTAVTGALRSRFASPAPVAARWRAMHMLAYPAWCFALIHGLYAGRQAKPVFTIMYGLCLAAVIAALALRSAPRPFKRRVAAQIMAILGSQERPGREGLDASRARLGESTLPGYENQSAGRPARGDSGIPPQRSAPSASPLYDVPASRTMTPEPAQDGFAAAYRAVTPPRTQDSYMDQTARMDIQSTEAMPRMDGSTSGSWPIPSPPPVGEAPVSAYDPMADTGYNIPTYGNPGTAAYGTSDMYNTGESNAAYGTYNANDTYNSGPATDTNPGAPYDFDAPGSGEPWNAPSGGFK
- the leuS gene encoding leucine--tRNA ligase, with amino-acid sequence MSETNHAAAEVAAPHRYTAAMAADIEARWQDFWDAEGTYAAPNPSGDLAGDPELAARPKKFIMDMFPYPSGAGLHVGHPLGYIATDVFARFQRMTGHNVLHTLGFDAFGLPAEQYAVQTGTHPRVSTEANIENMKVQLRRLGLGHDKRRSFATIDPDYYKWTQWIFLQIFNSWYDEEADAARPIADLIARFESGERAVPGDHARAWNELTAIERADVLSEYRLAYASEAPVNWCPGLGTVLANEEVTADGRSERGNFPVFKAKLRQWNMRITAYADRLLNDLDALDWPEAIKLQQRNWIGRSEGARVDFPVDGEAITVFTTRPDTLFGASYMVLAPEHPLVEKLVPAAWPEGTHDVWTGGHATPAEAVAAYRAQAASKSDVERQAEAKDKTGVFIGSYATNPANGERIPVFIADYVLMGYGTGAIMAVPCGDQRDFEFARAFELPIHCIVEPTDGRGTDTSTWDNAFGAYDAKIINSANGDISLDGLAVVDAKARITEWLEHKGIGRGTVNFRLRDWLFSRQRYWGEPFPIVYDEDGVAHSLPESMLPLELPEVEDYSPRTFDADDADTSPETPLSRNADWVNVTLDLGDGRGPQKYRRETNTMPNWAGSCWYELRYLDPHNSEKLVDPAIEQYWMGPREGQPHGGVDLYVGGAEHAVLHLLYARFWSKVLFDLGHVSSVEPFHRLFNQGMIQAFVYRDSRGIAVPAAEVEERDGAYFYQGEKVSRLLGKMGKSLKNAVTPDEICAEYGADTLRLYEMAMGPLDVSRPWDTRAVVGQYRLLQRLWRNVVDEDSGEVTVVDTEADEAALRALHKAIDGVRQDLEGLRFNTAIAKVTELNNYLTKAGGPVARPVAEALVLLVAPLAPHIAEELWRRLGHSDSVVHQDFPVADPAYVVDESVTCVVQIKGKVKARLEVSPSISDDELEKVALGDDKVVEALAGAGIRKVIVRAPKLVNIVTA
- the nadD gene encoding nicotinate-nucleotide adenylyltransferase; this encodes MGEQDMPTGPANSAGDRPARDAENRPGLRRVPGNGPSNPGKRRLGVMGGTFDPIHHGHLVAASEVAAQFHLDEVVFVPTGQPWQKTDRKVSPAEDRYLMTVIATAENPQFSVSRIDLDRGGPTYTTDTLRDLRALNPDTDLFFITGADALGQILTWRDADELFSFAHFIGVTRPGHTLTDPGLPEGGVSLVEVPALAISSTDCRARVAKGDPVWYLVPDGVVRYIDKRELYRGE
- a CDS encoding histidine phosphatase family protein, with translation MTAPAPAGARRKPGPGRRLILWRHGQTAWNVERRFQGTTDVELTETGIGQARRAARLLASLKPDAIVASDLQRAAHTARELAELTGLTVAHDEGLRETYAGVWQGLTHEEIIARHGDEYAAWKRGEPVRRGGGELETEVADRAAPVVLRHAEKLPEDGTLVVVSHGGTIRTTIGRLLGLESHHWESLGGLSNCCWSVLGEGARGWRLLEHNAGTLPEPVLGDDD
- a CDS encoding LCP family protein, encoding MNDPYDSGYDGDQQYELVGYDDYGRPVYQQVPPPQQQYQQQQQPYDPYAQPTPQTQGYEGYGYDPYATGQQQPVPSYDPYGAGNPATGYDPYGQAASSGQQPLVAEQSAPPVPAARTAQAEQTAYVPQQGGPVEGDVAQAQEGSQGEGERDYSTQQFAFVEEPTGDSEDVIDWLNFTENRTERREEAKRRARGRVVALAVVLALVAVGGVGYLWYAGKLPGTSSADTRTGGATASGAQKRDVVVVHLHNTKKGGTSTVLLVDNATTKQGTTVLLPNSLALTDDDGTTTTLAKSVDDDGSSGTRDALDTVLGTDIEGTWRLDTPYLQNLVELVGNIDIDTNADVPDPDARKKGTAPLVKKGEAQTLSGKMAVAYATYLAPGEAQDAQLERFGQVMQGVLRKLSSDSQAATVTVQTLAQILDPSLTDKDLGSFLARLADLAKGGDYKTALLPVRGDGTLSTEASSSIVRTVLGGTAKSPDKGAAVRVSVQNASGDKGDTEKARVVLLNGGFTFLEAGTADTARATSQVTYADAADKENATEAAKTLGLPTSSVKKGTVSSNADVSVVLGQDYEPAS